TGATTTGAATTGATACTATGATCCCTTTGATCTTCATAGTACGTGTTTAATTTGTTTAGTGTATTGACCTTTTCTACACCATTTTCTATATACTGGTATTCGCCAATTAACAGGTCTTCAAAATAGATGCGATTATAGGATTCTTTCTTTTTTTGCAGTACGATTTTCCATACCTTAGTTCCGTTGGTGTACACATAGGTGCCTTCATAGGCTTCGAGTTGTTTTTTGGTGTCTTTACGATAAGAATTTGGTGTCTTTTTTATAATATTATCAAGATCTTCTAAATCGTATATAGGCAATTGTGCTCTGCAATTTGTAAGCAGGACAAAAAAGAATAATAGGGTGATATATTGTTTCATTGAGCAAATCTGATTTTTAAAAAAAAACGACAACAGTTCCATCTTTTGTTGTCGTTTTATAAGGACATTATTATTGCTTAATTAGGGTATAAGTGCCAGGAGCAATAAAAGGTTGTTTTAGAACTTCTCCCTCTTTACGGGCAACAGGACCCATCCAGTATAAACTTAGAGCGATAGCAGCTTTGCCGTTTACAGTCACTCTCCTAATTTGTATATCGGCAAAAGTGCTATCATAATTCGGATCTATTAATCCTCCTTTTAGTCTTTTCTCATTCAGGGAACAATCTGAACAGCCCATTTCTTTTCCGGTAAGAATGTGATTTGAATTGATACTATGATCCCTTTGATCTTCATAGTACGTATTCAATTTGTTTAGTGTATTGACCTTTTCTACACCATTTTCTATATACTGGTATTCGCCAATTAACAGGTCTTCAAAATAGATGCGATTATAGGATTCTTTCTTTTTTTGCAGTACAATTTTCCATACTGTAGTTCCGTTGGTGTACACATAAGTGCCCTCATAGGCTTCGAGTTGTTTTTTGGTGTCTTTACGATAAGAATTAGGAATCTCTTTTATAATATTATCAAGATCTTCTAAATCGTATATTGGCAATTGTGCTCTGCAAATTGTAAGCACAGTAAAAAAGCATAATAGGGTGATATATTGTTTCATTGAGCAAATCTGATTTAAAAAAAAACGACAACAATTTCATCTTGTGTTGTCGTTTTATAAGGAAGATTATTATTGTTTGATCAGGGTATAAGTGCCAGGAGCAATAAAAGGCTGTTTTAGAACTTCTCCTTCTTTACGGGCAACAGGACCTATCCAGTATAAACTTAGGGCAATAGCGGCTTTTCCATTTACAGTCACTCTCCTGAGTTGTATATCGGCTGCGCTATGCGAATTATAATCTTTTAATCCTCCTTTTAATCTTTTTTCATTTAAGGAACAATCGGAACAGCCCATCTCTTTTCCGGTAAGAATGTGATTTGAAGAGATACTATGATCGCTTTGATCTTCATAGTATGTATTCAATTTATTTAATGTATTGACTATTTCTACGCCATTTTCTATATACTGGTATTCGCCAATTAACAGGTCTTCAAAATAGATGCGATTATAGGATTCTTTCTTTTTTTGCAGTACAATTTTCAACACTGTAGTTCCATTGGTGTATACATAGGTGCCCTCATAGGCTTCGAGTTGTTTTTTGGTGTCTTTATGATAAGAATTAGGTATTTCTTTTAAAACGTTAGTAAGGTCTTCTATGTCGAATATTGGCATTTGTGCTCTGCAATTTGTAAGCACGGCAAAAAAGATTAATAGGGTGATATATTTTTTCATAAGTTTTAGTTTTAGTTGCAAGGGATACTGTTTACAGCAGTTTTGTTAGTATTTAGTTCTAGTTTATTCCATTTTGTTTCTATGGTGGTTTGGCTCATTTTATAAAGTTCTATCCCGTAATCATTAAATTGTTCTAAAAAGCTTTTTTCTAAATATCCTTTATTGTTGCTATATACTTTAGCTTGTTTTTTATGGATTAAATCATATTTTTCTTCTTCTGTTTTTCCAGAATAGATAGAGGCGTTAAAAACTCTATCCACTTTGTCTTGTAAGGCAGCAGCATCTCGTACTTTGATTACATAAATATTTACACTGCCATTGTCATTGGTTACAATACCATGAAAAACGGCTTCTTTTCTAATTTCACTTGCATTAGAATAAGCAAGTGCCAAAAAACGAACATCGGCAAATGAAAACATGGGAACACCATTTTTAGGATGTGAATGCCAGCCGCCAATATTAGTTCCTCCAGTTGTAAGCGC
The sequence above is drawn from the Flavobacterium sp. N2038 genome and encodes:
- a CDS encoding DUF6705 family protein yields the protein MKQYITLLFFFVLLTNCRAQLPIYDLEDLDNIIKKTPNSYRKDTKKQLEAYEGTYVYTNGTKVWKIVLQKKKESYNRIYFEDLLIGEYQYIENGVEKVNTLNKLNTYYEDQRDHSINSNHILTGKEMGCSDCSLNEKRLKGGLKDYNSHSAADIQLRRVTVNGKAAIALSLYWIGPVARKEGEVLKQPFIAPGTYILIKQ
- a CDS encoding DUF6705 family protein codes for the protein MKQYITLLCFFTVLTICRAQLPIYDLEDLDNIIKEIPNSYRKDTKKQLEAYEGTYVYTNGTTVWKIVLQKKKESYNRIYFEDLLIGEYQYIENGVEKVNTLNKLNTYYEDQRDHSINSNHILTGKEMGCSDCSLNEKRLKGGLIDPNYDSTFADIQIRRVTVNGKAAIALSLYWMGPVARKEGEVLKQPFIAPGTYTLIKQ
- a CDS encoding DUF6705 family protein, with amino-acid sequence MPIFDIEDLTNVLKEIPNSYHKDTKKQLEAYEGTYVYTNGTTVLKIVLQKKKESYNRIYFEDLLIGEYQYIENGVEIVNTLNKLNTYYEDQSDHSISSNHILTGKEMGCSDCSLNEKRLKGGLKDYNSHSAADIQLRRVTVNGKAAIALSLYWIGPVARKEGEVLKQPFIAPGTYTLIKQ